One window of the Thermoplasmata archaeon genome contains the following:
- a CDS encoding preprotein translocase subunit Sec61beta, translating into MPDNRRSGFSSAAGLIQYYDMEETRALKLNPYLVIGMGIAAAVLVEILSWRV; encoded by the coding sequence ATGCCCGACAATCGGCGGTCCGGCTTCTCGAGCGCGGCCGGTCTCATCCAGTACTACGACATGGAGGAGACGCGGGCGCTCAAGCTGAACCCGTACCTGGTCATCGGCATGGGGATCGCGGCCGCGGTGCTCGTCGAGATCCTGAGCTGGCGGGTGTAG
- a CDS encoding TetR/AcrR family transcriptional regulator — protein sequence MPRSASANRAIQERQRANLLMAAQRVFFREGSVGTMAELAREAGVSQGLAYRYFPSKTAIFRALIAEFVSDAEPVGVRLRRLPGGPRARLEAIVRGILERRRQGPEFFRFLLRALRTGDLPASVRRRLRARFREIRRQIRVLIVAGQRQGEIAPDDPDELATALLAALEGLWRRSARVGDASANDKIPRAEVLLRMLGSPPPSASVASSRRVGASRTTGARRRGVRRRAREGVR from the coding sequence ATGCCCCGCTCGGCGAGCGCCAACCGTGCCATCCAGGAGCGCCAGCGCGCGAACCTGCTCATGGCAGCGCAGCGCGTGTTCTTCCGCGAGGGCTCGGTCGGAACGATGGCCGAGCTGGCCCGCGAGGCCGGGGTCAGCCAGGGCCTCGCCTACCGTTACTTTCCCAGCAAGACGGCGATCTTCCGCGCCCTGATCGCCGAGTTCGTCTCCGACGCGGAGCCGGTGGGCGTGCGCCTCCGGCGCCTCCCGGGGGGCCCGCGCGCCCGGCTCGAGGCGATCGTGCGCGGGATCCTCGAGCGTCGTCGTCAGGGACCCGAGTTCTTCCGGTTCTTGCTGCGGGCCCTGCGGACGGGCGATCTGCCGGCGAGCGTGCGTCGCCGCCTGCGCGCGCGCTTCCGGGAGATCCGACGCCAGATCCGCGTCCTGATCGTCGCCGGGCAGCGGCAGGGCGAGATCGCACCGGACGACCCGGACGAGCTCGCGACCGCCCTCCTCGCGGCCCTCGAGGGGCTCTGGCGGCGCTCGGCGCGCGTCGGGGATGCCAGCGCAAACGACAAAATCCCCCGCGCGGAGGTCCTGCTCCGCATGCTGGGCAGTCCACCGCCGTCGGCGTCGGTCGCCTCGTCGCGTCGGGTGGGCGCGTCCCGCACGACCGGGGCCCGTCGGCGCGGGGTCCGCCGGCGAGCGCGTGAGGGCGTTCGATGA
- a CDS encoding ABC transporter ATP-binding protein translates to MAKIEVRGLSKRYGGSPFALTDASFTYEGSGAIGYLGPNGAGKTTTLKLLTGLLRPSGGSALINGVDVQRDRKHALADVGAVIETPEPYPTLTVQEAIQMVSEFRGGPVADFAPLVRDLHEKLDLPPFSARTGRLSKGQRQRVVIAGSLVRDPHVIILDEPTSGLDPKERILIRNLLVDLKRDHLILMSSHLMQEVTEICDQVIFINDGKILLRDSVDRIGELFRTRSVEVEFSSPVLIDKITAIGGLVKGARVVGERRFRIDFDGTTSARAELLQQLVKLGPVISYTSGTLALEDAYLALMGAREPSGASAN, encoded by the coding sequence ATGGCGAAGATCGAGGTCCGCGGGCTGTCGAAACGCTACGGCGGCAGCCCGTTCGCGCTGACCGACGCCTCGTTCACCTACGAGGGATCGGGTGCGATCGGCTATCTCGGACCGAACGGCGCCGGCAAGACCACGACCCTGAAGCTCCTGACCGGGCTGCTGCGCCCGAGCGGGGGATCGGCGCTCATCAATGGGGTCGACGTCCAGCGGGACCGCAAGCACGCGCTCGCGGACGTCGGGGCGGTGATCGAGACCCCCGAGCCTTACCCGACCCTGACCGTCCAGGAAGCGATCCAGATGGTCAGCGAGTTCCGAGGCGGGCCGGTCGCGGACTTCGCCCCGCTCGTCCGCGACCTCCACGAGAAGCTCGACCTGCCGCCCTTCTCGGCCCGGACCGGCCGCCTCTCCAAGGGTCAGCGCCAGCGGGTCGTGATCGCCGGCTCGCTCGTTCGAGACCCGCACGTGATCATCCTGGACGAGCCGACGAGCGGCCTCGATCCGAAAGAGCGGATCCTGATCCGCAACCTCCTCGTGGACCTCAAGCGCGATCACCTGATCCTGATGAGCTCGCACCTGATGCAGGAGGTCACCGAGATCTGCGATCAGGTGATCTTCATCAACGACGGGAAGATCCTGCTCCGAGACTCGGTCGACCGCATCGGCGAGCTGTTCCGGACGCGATCGGTCGAGGTCGAGTTCTCAAGCCCCGTGCTCATCGACAAGATCACGGCGATCGGCGGGCTCGTGAAGGGCGCCCGGGTCGTCGGCGAGCGTCGCTTCCGGATCGACTTCGACGGCACGACGTCGGCCCGGGCCGAGCTCTTGCAGCAGCTCGTCAAGCTCGGCCCCGTGATCTCCTACACCAGCGGCACGCTCGCGCTCGAGGACGCGTACCTCGCGCTCATGGGGGCCCGGGAGCCGTCCGGCGCCTCGGCGAACTGA
- a CDS encoding ABC transporter permease — protein MSSAELPTDVQHWWTATRYQLRFYLRTWRFLGLLLFFLIVGGAATGVEIYLNANGGSAAAFLASGLGNLGIFGIIIAAFIGGDAIAMDFGSGTGYYMLVLPVRRPAILLGRFAAAFATGLCLVGVYYVISIFGAVYFWGFAGLPWLALGESFLLAVLYGAAVLSTAFFFSSLFRSPAVSIVLTILILFLGFLIVDGVVGADLGYEPWFSVLYAGGVIGLVLVGQPHYLASTSHVGGRVITTHVWNPYIWEGTVIMLAYFVVFLLLSGVIYQFKESKG, from the coding sequence ATGAGCTCCGCCGAGCTCCCGACGGACGTCCAGCACTGGTGGACCGCCACCCGCTACCAGCTCCGCTTCTACCTGAGGACCTGGCGCTTCCTCGGCCTGCTGCTGTTCTTCCTGATCGTCGGTGGGGCCGCGACCGGCGTCGAGATCTACCTCAACGCGAACGGCGGCTCGGCGGCGGCGTTCCTCGCGAGCGGGCTCGGGAACCTCGGCATCTTTGGCATCATCATCGCCGCGTTCATCGGAGGCGACGCGATCGCGATGGACTTCGGCAGCGGGACCGGCTACTACATGCTCGTCCTGCCGGTACGTCGCCCCGCGATCCTCCTCGGGCGCTTCGCCGCGGCGTTCGCGACCGGCCTGTGCCTGGTCGGTGTCTACTACGTGATCAGCATCTTCGGGGCGGTCTACTTCTGGGGGTTTGCCGGCCTCCCGTGGCTCGCACTGGGCGAGTCGTTCCTGCTCGCGGTCCTCTACGGGGCGGCCGTCCTGTCGACGGCGTTCTTCTTCAGCTCGCTCTTCCGCAGCCCGGCGGTCAGCATCGTCCTCACGATCCTGATCCTGTTCCTGGGATTCCTGATCGTCGACGGGGTCGTCGGGGCCGACCTGGGCTACGAACCGTGGTTCTCGGTCCTGTATGCGGGCGGCGTGATCGGCCTCGTGCTCGTCGGCCAGCCGCACTACCTCGCGTCGACCTCGCACGTGGGCGGTCGGGTGATCACCACCCACGTCTGGAACCCGTACATCTGGGAAGGGACCGTGATCATGCTCGCCTACTTCGTGGTGTTCCTGCTGCTGAGCGGCGTGATCTACCAGTTCAAGGAATCGAAGGGATAG
- the twy1 gene encoding 4-demethylwyosine synthase TYW1, protein MGDQDLSTELLGQGYQLVGKHSAVKLCYWTRESITRGRDCYKGRFYGIESHRCLQMSPAIDSCNLACRFCWRNQGWENDAVMPEYDDPETLLDRSIEAQRRIVSGFKGDPLVRPERWEESQTPRHIAISLTGEPTLYPKMNRFLELCHARGITTFLVTNGTNPDALRHLDPLPTQLYVSVTAPNEAVFRRLTLPAHADAWARLEESLAILRGLRTRRVVRHTLVRGWNLGWVDAYAALDLTARPDFIEPKGYVYMGRSRQRLSRDHVPTHEEIGGFARRLAERTGYLSLDESPESKAYLLARTAEGRYLSGHAPEAGAPPPMATA, encoded by the coding sequence ATGGGCGACCAGGACCTCTCCACCGAGCTCCTCGGCCAGGGCTACCAGCTCGTGGGGAAGCACAGCGCGGTCAAGCTCTGCTACTGGACCCGCGAGTCGATCACGCGGGGTCGCGACTGCTACAAGGGCCGCTTCTATGGCATCGAGAGCCACCGGTGCCTGCAGATGTCACCGGCGATCGACTCCTGCAACCTCGCCTGCCGATTCTGCTGGCGGAACCAGGGCTGGGAGAACGACGCGGTCATGCCGGAGTACGACGACCCCGAGACCCTGCTCGATCGCTCCATCGAGGCGCAGCGACGGATCGTCTCGGGGTTCAAGGGCGACCCGCTCGTGCGCCCGGAGCGCTGGGAGGAGTCCCAGACGCCGCGCCACATCGCGATCTCGCTGACCGGCGAGCCGACCCTGTACCCGAAGATGAACCGTTTCCTCGAGCTGTGCCACGCGCGCGGCATCACGACGTTCCTCGTGACGAACGGCACGAACCCGGATGCGCTGCGGCATCTCGACCCCCTCCCGACGCAGCTGTACGTCAGCGTCACGGCGCCGAACGAGGCGGTGTTCCGACGCCTGACGCTCCCGGCCCACGCGGACGCCTGGGCGCGCCTCGAGGAGTCGCTCGCGATCCTGCGCGGGCTGCGCACGCGCCGGGTCGTCCGGCACACGCTCGTCCGCGGCTGGAACCTGGGATGGGTCGACGCCTACGCGGCGCTCGACCTCACCGCCCGACCGGACTTCATCGAGCCGAAGGGCTACGTCTACATGGGACGCTCGCGCCAGCGCCTCTCCCGCGACCACGTTCCCACCCACGAGGAGATCGGGGGGTTCGCGCGCCGGCTGGCCGAACGCACCGGCTACCTCTCCCTCGACGAGTCGCCCGAGTCGAAGGCGTACCTGCTCGCCCGGACCGCCGAGGGCCGCTACCTCTCCGGACACGCCCCCGAGGCGGGGGCCCCGCCACCGATGGCGACCGCCTAG